The nucleotide sequence ACTTCAAAGAGACAAAGGAAACAAAAGAGGAGGAGCTGATTGAGCTACTGGTCCAGGTTAGAGCTGAGCTAAGAAAGCAGAAGAACTATGCCTTGGCCGATAAAATTAGAGCAGAACTTAGAGAGCTTGGCATCCAGCTTGAAGACACCCCACAAGGAACAATCTGGAAGAGGATAAATGTTTAATCTTTCTTCTTCCTAAACTCATTTATCAGCTCTTTCGCAGCTTTCACCATCTCTTCAAGTGTTGCACTGTTATGACTAATTCCAATCGTTATCTTAGCATGGGTTGTTGCGTATGAGAAATACAACGTATTTCCTTGGCTCTTTGCAAAGAACTGCTCCACAGTCTCTGCTTCTTCTCCTACATCATCTTCTCCGCCGGGCATGATTTCTGGATTGTCATCAAGTATCATGGGTCTTGGCTCCATTTTTCCACCTCCCTGGCTTTAATTTGCAGGAGATTCCTTTTAAAATTTGGGCCAAAAGGTTAAATATCATTTCGATGGAAATCTTAACGGTGTCAGAAATGTTAGAGCTATTATCTCAGCTGATTGAGTTTGAGACTGTGAACGACCCAACTAGAGGGAAGAAGCCAAGCAGAGAGTGTCCAAAATTCATTAGAGATACCTTAGATTCTTGGGGAATAGAAAGCGAGATAATTGAAGAAGATGGTTACTATGCTGTCTATGGTGAAGTGGGGAATGGTATTCCAAAAATCATGCTCATGGCTCACTTTGACGTCGTTCCGGTGAATATAGAAGAATGGAAAACTGATCCGTTTAAGCTGACGATAATTGGAAATAAAGCTTATGGAAGGGGAAGTGCAGACGACAAAGGTAACGTAGCTGGGATAATGCTTGCTTTAAAGGAGCTTTCAACGAAAAGGCTCAGTGGAAAGGTAATTTTTGCTTTTACTGGGGATGAGGAAATTGGCGGTAAATTAGCAATGCACATAGCGGAAAAGTTAAGGAAGGAGGGTAAACTTCCTAAATATTTGATCAATGCCGATGGAATAGGCATGAATCCAATAATCAGGAGGAGAAAAGGATTCAGCGCTATAATTGAAATACCACAGCAGAAAATTACAATCAAAGGGAAATTGATGAAAAAGTCCTTCACTATAAACACCCCTGTACTTCAAACGAGGCATGCTGCGTATTTCATGCCCGGAGTTGATATGCATCCTATGATTGCTCTTTCTCACTTCCTAAGGAATAGTGATGTCTTTGCTGTAAAAGTTGAAGGCAAATTTTTGAAGTCAAACGTTTTGCCCAGCAAA is from Thermococcus paralvinellae and encodes:
- a CDS encoding M20/M25/M40 family metallo-hydrolase; this translates as MLELLSQLIEFETVNDPTRGKKPSRECPKFIRDTLDSWGIESEIIEEDGYYAVYGEVGNGIPKIMLMAHFDVVPVNIEEWKTDPFKLTIIGNKAYGRGSADDKGNVAGIMLALKELSTKRLSGKVIFAFTGDEEIGGKLAMHIAEKLRKEGKLPKYLINADGIGMNPIIRRRKGFSAIIEIPQQKITIKGKLMKKSFTINTPVLQTRHAAYFMPGVDMHPMIALSHFLRNSDVFAVKVEGKFLKSNVLPSKVELTYVEPDESGEETEADLGLTNLLKSIVPLVRAPISAERYSDFGVSITPNLYSFENGVHRLRLDIRAMSHLPEQIERVLKEVVEFNIPTAKLTITHNEKAGYLFTSPDSELVRVMMETLEHLGEKVKPVEGAGASDSRYFTPYGVEAIDFGPRGGNIHGPNEYADVPSLKLLPKIYTDVAMNLLKS